A genomic segment from Polyangium mundeleinium encodes:
- a CDS encoding sigma-54-dependent Fis family transcriptional regulator, whose amino-acid sequence MKTKGMRAADLRLSDLFSFGPKGGVMRFAGERVLLFDAVALGLLRKQLIESFGYHAARAVLTRFGYGHGWRTAEALRERIPWADEREWRIAGGRLHRLWGLVTFEPVEPDGRPGPEPFADAIWNDSYEAEQHLLHLGQATEPVCWTLAGFASGYLSRVNGRPIFALEESCRGKGDAVCRMIGRSREEWGEAIVPHLSFYETDCLDASLRHVQRSLRRAETRLLRAERLLSAGEDDAEVPGIVARSEAMRGVVAMARRVARTNATVLLLGESGVGKERIARLVHDASPRVAGPLVAINCAAVPESLLESELFGHAKGAFSGAVTERAGLFEAARGGTLFLDEVGEIPLAMQAKLLRVLEEREVRRVGENRTRPIDVRIVAATHRNLAAAVAQGRFRQDLYFRLRVVEIAIPPLRERPEDILPIARRQLSEAAAREGEAPKELGKSACRALYEHAWPGNVRELVNAMERARILSEGPTIEGGDLPPEIGGAAAATAPREAGFSPRPLAEVEREHILAMLAAEGGNRKEAAAKLGIGVATLYRKLKEYGEG is encoded by the coding sequence ATGAAAACCAAGGGCATGCGGGCCGCCGATCTGCGGCTCTCGGATCTGTTCTCGTTCGGCCCGAAGGGCGGGGTGATGCGCTTCGCGGGCGAGCGCGTGCTCCTCTTCGACGCGGTCGCGCTCGGACTCTTGCGCAAGCAGCTCATCGAGAGCTTCGGCTACCACGCGGCGCGCGCGGTGTTGACGCGCTTCGGGTACGGGCACGGCTGGCGGACGGCGGAGGCGCTGCGCGAGCGGATTCCCTGGGCGGACGAGCGGGAATGGCGCATCGCGGGCGGGCGGCTGCATCGGCTGTGGGGGCTCGTGACGTTCGAGCCGGTCGAGCCCGACGGGCGCCCGGGGCCCGAGCCGTTCGCCGACGCGATATGGAATGACTCGTACGAGGCGGAGCAGCACCTCCTGCACCTCGGGCAAGCGACGGAGCCGGTGTGCTGGACGCTCGCGGGATTCGCGAGCGGATACCTGAGCCGCGTCAATGGTCGGCCGATCTTCGCGCTGGAGGAGTCGTGCCGCGGCAAGGGCGACGCCGTGTGCCGGATGATCGGGCGGAGCCGCGAGGAGTGGGGCGAGGCGATCGTGCCGCACCTCTCGTTTTACGAGACAGACTGCCTCGACGCCTCGCTCCGGCACGTGCAGCGGTCCCTGCGGCGTGCCGAGACGCGGCTGCTTCGCGCCGAGCGGCTGCTCTCGGCGGGCGAGGACGATGCCGAGGTGCCGGGGATCGTGGCGCGGAGCGAGGCCATGCGGGGCGTGGTCGCGATGGCGCGGCGGGTCGCCCGGACAAACGCGACGGTGCTTCTGCTCGGCGAGAGCGGGGTGGGCAAGGAGAGGATCGCGCGGCTCGTGCACGACGCGTCGCCGCGCGTGGCGGGGCCGCTGGTGGCGATCAACTGCGCGGCCGTGCCGGAGAGTCTGCTCGAGAGCGAGCTCTTCGGGCACGCGAAAGGCGCGTTCAGCGGGGCCGTGACGGAGCGGGCGGGGCTCTTCGAAGCGGCGCGGGGCGGGACGTTGTTCCTCGACGAGGTGGGCGAGATCCCGCTCGCGATGCAGGCGAAATTGCTCCGGGTGCTCGAAGAGCGCGAGGTGCGGCGGGTGGGCGAGAACCGGACGCGCCCGATCGACGTGCGGATCGTGGCGGCGACGCACCGAAATCTCGCGGCGGCCGTGGCGCAGGGGCGCTTTCGGCAGGATCTCTATTTTCGGCTGCGGGTCGTGGAGATCGCAATCCCGCCGCTCCGCGAGCGTCCGGAGGACATCCTGCCGATCGCGCGGCGACAGCTCTCGGAGGCGGCGGCGCGGGAAGGGGAGGCGCCGAAGGAGCTCGGCAAATCAGCGTGCCGCGCGCTCTACGAGCACGCCTGGCCGGGCAACGTGCGCGAGCTCGTCAATGCGATGGAGCGGGCGCGGATCCTGTCGGAAGGGCCTACGATCGAGGGGGGCGATCTGCCGCCCGAGATCGGAGGCGCAGCAGCCGCAACAGCTCCGCGTGAAGCAGGGTTTTCCCCGCGCCCGCTCGCCGAGGTCGAGCGGGAGCACATCCTCGCGATGCTCGCGGCCGAGGGAGGAAACCGCAAGGAGGCTGCGGCGAAACTCGGGATCGGCGTGGCGACCCTTTATAGGAAGCTCAAGGAGTACGGCGAGGGCTAG
- a CDS encoding pirin family protein: protein MIRLRRSEDRGHANHGWLDSYHTFSFANYYDPAHMGFRSLRVINEDRVSPAQGFGTHPHRDMEILSYVLEGALSHKDSMGNGSVIRPGDVQRMTAGTGVTHSEFNGSRKDGVHFLQIWIAPEERGITPGYEQKNFSEEDKQGRLRLIASRDGRDGSVTIHQDASVYAGLLADGEETRHALADGRHAYVHVAKGEVKLGETVLHAGDGAAISGEKELVFSGHGKGEVLLFDLA from the coding sequence ATGATCAGGCTGCGACGCTCGGAAGACCGCGGACACGCGAACCACGGCTGGCTCGACTCGTACCACACGTTCTCGTTCGCCAACTATTACGATCCGGCGCACATGGGCTTCCGGTCGCTCCGGGTCATCAACGAGGACCGCGTGTCGCCGGCCCAGGGCTTCGGCACGCACCCGCACCGGGACATGGAGATCCTCTCGTACGTGCTCGAAGGCGCCCTCTCGCACAAGGACTCGATGGGCAACGGCTCGGTGATCCGGCCGGGCGACGTGCAGCGCATGACCGCGGGCACGGGCGTCACGCACAGCGAGTTCAACGGATCGCGCAAGGATGGCGTGCATTTCCTGCAGATCTGGATCGCGCCCGAGGAGCGCGGGATCACGCCGGGGTACGAGCAGAAGAACTTCTCGGAAGAGGACAAACAGGGCCGGCTCCGCCTCATCGCCTCGCGGGACGGCCGCGACGGCAGCGTCACGATTCACCAGGACGCGAGCGTGTATGCAGGGCTCCTGGCCGATGGCGAAGAGACGCGCCACGCGCTCGCCGACGGCAGGCACGCCTACGTGCACGTCGCGAAGGGCGAAGTGAAGCTCGGCGAAACCGTGCTCCACGCGGGCGACGGCGCGGCCATCAGCGGCGAAAAGGAGCTCGTCTTCAGCGGCCACGGAAAAGGAGAGGTGCTGCTCTTCGATCTTGCGTGA
- the wrbA gene encoding NAD(P)H:quinone oxidoreductase, with amino-acid sequence MPNVAIIYYSSTGTNHAMAQAVGKGASAAGAEVRLRLVAETAPDAAIDRNPAWRAFLDKTKDEPKASLEDLDWADAVVIGTPTRFGNVAAQMKSFIDTAGGLWFQGKLANKVYSGFTSAQNANGGQESTLLALYNTFYHWGGVIVTPGYTDPLVFSSGGNPYGPSVTANGAPTEHDIAHATYLGKRVAEMAKKIRG; translated from the coding sequence ATGCCCAACGTAGCGATCATCTATTATTCGTCGACCGGGACCAACCACGCCATGGCGCAGGCCGTGGGCAAGGGCGCGAGCGCGGCGGGGGCCGAGGTGCGCCTCCGCCTCGTCGCCGAGACCGCGCCGGACGCGGCCATCGATCGGAACCCTGCGTGGCGCGCGTTCCTCGACAAAACGAAGGACGAGCCGAAGGCCTCGCTCGAGGACCTCGACTGGGCCGACGCCGTCGTCATTGGCACGCCCACGCGCTTCGGCAACGTGGCGGCGCAGATGAAGTCGTTCATCGACACGGCGGGCGGGCTCTGGTTCCAGGGCAAACTCGCGAACAAGGTGTATTCGGGGTTCACCTCGGCGCAGAACGCGAATGGTGGCCAGGAGTCGACGCTGCTCGCGCTTTACAACACGTTCTACCACTGGGGCGGCGTCATCGTGACGCCGGGCTACACCGACCCGCTCGTGTTCTCGTCCGGCGGCAACCCCTACGGCCCCTCCGTCACGGCGAACGGCGCGCCCACCGAGCACGACATCGCGCACGCGACGTACCTCGGCAAGCGCGTCGCCGAAATGGCGAAGAAGATCCGCGGCTGA
- a CDS encoding esterase/lipase family protein, producing the protein MLQSSLPRRSFALTALFAALSAMGCVASPVDEFAPGDDETDEASSNLTFISDYEAYFDPPATTTFSQSYKLVGAITPPSWSWGKIELLEGRQKFRTEGYNLRTAKGRWQDTFQDSTYPLRTYFGALNQQLVDGFNIQYQNTCAGAVGSTSAAACPDKGPTRPEARFVLLHHGPKTALDQCDKTKAPVLLVHGAMQNANVWLRPSGDDGTGKLYPGMTQATGFVQALEAEGFCTYATTFGNFHGDNFNQAIHIANALSRIRSLTGRPKVNLVAWSKGVVAADLYMSSPATWTDWGPKYFEQLAALQSLGVPNFRKDVRTYVALSGPHLGIDLNFRHPFNPLLIYSTAENAPLGQGPVTWSYMSAVQCVTWGYADSPNDIFPNPYAYSVCENRGGTWLDYWRRIYTSNITGLDTTGKPLAPKSLKTLNTEQGASATGYSFDKYNLAMWGSVDDKGKLVSAYLGQMQVTYDLRPYYPLPNRQDDPISYDWSTLDTDETKWRDWIAIKTNYNPANIFGGAGWIMDDAGHTTCRATAYDPATACRAKHLYYDSLTAESYSLGYAQYKLMDGIGIKAVAEMGGNLIDRLRARGLSTSLDYLYVLHGTSGGTSGQVFEIDGMACPTCDPKGDGVLFDVSIAARDQLTQGWTSTNKANKSKQEGVPYGHLEVGVTPAVWTKMITQFKALP; encoded by the coding sequence ATGCTGCAATCTTCGCTTCCCCGTCGTTCGTTTGCGCTCACGGCCCTCTTCGCGGCCCTCTCCGCCATGGGCTGCGTGGCGTCGCCCGTCGACGAGTTCGCTCCGGGCGACGACGAGACCGACGAAGCCAGCTCCAACCTCACGTTCATCTCCGATTACGAGGCCTATTTCGATCCCCCCGCGACCACGACGTTCTCGCAGAGCTACAAGCTCGTCGGCGCCATCACGCCCCCGAGCTGGTCCTGGGGCAAGATCGAGCTCCTCGAAGGGCGGCAGAAGTTCCGCACCGAGGGGTACAACCTGCGCACGGCGAAGGGGCGCTGGCAGGACACGTTCCAGGACTCCACCTATCCCTTGCGCACCTACTTCGGCGCCCTGAACCAGCAGCTCGTCGACGGGTTCAACATCCAATACCAGAACACCTGCGCCGGCGCCGTCGGCTCGACGTCGGCCGCCGCTTGTCCGGACAAGGGCCCCACGCGTCCCGAGGCGCGCTTCGTGCTCCTGCATCACGGCCCGAAGACCGCGCTCGATCAGTGTGACAAGACGAAGGCCCCGGTGCTGCTCGTGCACGGCGCCATGCAAAACGCGAACGTCTGGCTCCGGCCGAGCGGCGACGACGGCACGGGCAAGCTCTACCCCGGCATGACGCAGGCGACGGGCTTCGTGCAGGCGCTCGAGGCCGAAGGCTTCTGCACCTACGCCACGACCTTCGGCAACTTCCACGGCGACAACTTCAACCAGGCCATTCACATCGCGAACGCGCTCTCGCGCATCCGCTCGCTCACGGGGAGGCCGAAGGTCAACCTCGTCGCCTGGAGCAAAGGCGTCGTCGCGGCGGACCTCTACATGTCGAGCCCCGCGACCTGGACCGACTGGGGCCCGAAGTATTTCGAGCAGCTCGCGGCGCTTCAATCGCTCGGCGTCCCGAACTTCCGCAAGGACGTGCGCACGTACGTCGCGCTCTCCGGTCCGCACCTCGGCATCGACCTGAACTTCCGCCACCCGTTCAACCCGCTGCTCATCTACAGCACGGCGGAGAACGCGCCGCTCGGCCAGGGCCCCGTGACGTGGAGCTACATGTCCGCCGTGCAATGCGTGACGTGGGGCTACGCGGACTCGCCGAACGACATCTTCCCGAACCCGTATGCCTACTCGGTCTGCGAAAACCGCGGCGGCACATGGCTCGATTACTGGCGCCGCATTTACACGTCGAACATCACGGGCCTCGACACGACCGGCAAGCCGCTCGCGCCGAAGTCGCTGAAGACGCTGAACACCGAGCAGGGCGCCTCGGCGACGGGTTACTCGTTCGACAAGTACAACCTGGCCATGTGGGGCTCGGTCGACGACAAGGGCAAGCTCGTCTCGGCCTACCTCGGCCAGATGCAGGTCACCTACGATCTGCGCCCGTATTACCCGCTCCCGAACCGGCAGGACGATCCGATCAGCTACGACTGGTCCACGCTCGACACGGACGAGACGAAATGGCGCGACTGGATCGCCATCAAGACCAACTACAACCCCGCGAACATCTTCGGCGGCGCTGGCTGGATCATGGATGACGCCGGTCACACGACCTGCCGCGCGACCGCGTACGATCCCGCGACCGCTTGCCGCGCCAAGCACCTCTACTACGACAGCCTCACCGCCGAGTCGTATTCGCTCGGCTATGCGCAGTACAAGCTGATGGACGGCATCGGCATCAAGGCCGTCGCGGAGATGGGCGGCAACCTCATCGATCGGCTCCGAGCGCGTGGCCTCAGCACGAGCCTCGATTACCTCTACGTGCTGCACGGCACCTCGGGCGGCACGAGCGGGCAGGTCTTCGAGATCGACGGCATGGCCTGCCCGACCTGTGATCCCAAGGGCGACGGCGTGCTCTTCGACGTGAGCATCGCGGCACGGGATCAGCTCACACAGGGCTGGACCAGCACGAACAAGGCAAACAAGTCGAAGCAGGAAGGCGTGCCCTACGGCCACCTCGAAGTCGGCGTGACGCCCGCCGTCTGGACGAAGATGATCACGCAGTTCAAAGCGCTGCCCTGA